The following are from one region of the Rosistilla carotiformis genome:
- a CDS encoding FHA domain-containing protein, translating to MRLHIQHEDGSVQVFDFREQNVCLGRAKECEVQFDSARYPKVSSIHAELKFDDDGWRLIHHSRSNQTLINGAPVESMQRVKSGDTIRLGYTGPMIQVVSFSESDSTPAGTLLAAQVPKILQQLHPLETFDAAEGGLIGRNPEVAVFCLDHPHVSRAHAQLARSGQQIWIEDVGSANGTFVNGKQIASRCLLNDGDVIDIGPFSLELRAQRFVSRSRKNNVQLVAERVGLEIRGGGRSEPLRLLNNIDLVLNPGEFACIVGPSGSGKSTLLRLLSGRGEPTAGRTYVNGRDLHQNFGAIKTDLCVIPQALTLHETLTVEQTLLFTAALRLPPDLQQSELKQAVNAILQTVGLETRRDVRISQLSGGQLKRVGLGTELISDPSLLFLDEVTSGLDEQADQEMMQLFERLAASGKTLVCVTHNLAHVSDHCDLILVLTVGGHLAFFGSPAEAIEYFKVSRLADIYPALGKRKAEAWESRFLTSQYFRRYVVDRKPALQKRDSELRTGQYTYRASVSIGLRQFATIFRRTAAIWRADLPAVATLIGQPLLVGLLLCLVFGQFADLSEKLVPERLATTRNLLFLLSVSCFWLGCNSSVKELVQERMIYHRERNFNLNLEAYLGAKVLFFAGLSFAQSVLLGAITLAWFDPPGDNLAMLGTLCLLSVTGSLLGQAISASAKSEETAIAIVPVVVIPQIILGGVVASLSVLPLWIAKATTTVFWGQKAVEGCLQTSERIASDFEPAQFTTYVVIFVHAMVFLTIAWIGTRRATTG from the coding sequence ATGAGGTTGCATATCCAACACGAAGATGGATCGGTGCAAGTCTTCGATTTTCGAGAGCAGAACGTTTGTTTAGGGAGAGCTAAAGAGTGCGAAGTGCAGTTCGACAGCGCACGTTACCCCAAGGTCTCGTCGATCCACGCAGAACTGAAGTTCGATGACGATGGCTGGCGATTGATTCATCACAGTCGATCGAACCAGACACTGATCAACGGAGCGCCGGTCGAATCGATGCAGCGGGTAAAGAGTGGCGATACGATTCGATTGGGCTACACCGGACCGATGATTCAAGTCGTCAGCTTTTCGGAATCCGACTCGACGCCAGCCGGAACGCTTTTAGCTGCACAAGTCCCCAAAATTCTTCAACAGCTTCACCCGTTGGAGACCTTCGACGCTGCTGAGGGAGGGCTAATCGGGCGCAATCCCGAAGTGGCAGTTTTCTGCCTCGACCACCCTCACGTGTCGCGGGCTCATGCGCAATTGGCTCGTTCAGGGCAACAGATTTGGATCGAAGATGTTGGAAGTGCCAACGGGACCTTCGTGAATGGGAAACAGATCGCGTCGAGATGCCTGTTGAACGATGGCGACGTGATCGACATTGGCCCGTTTTCGCTGGAACTACGTGCCCAGCGGTTCGTCAGTCGCTCTCGTAAAAACAATGTTCAATTGGTGGCCGAGCGAGTGGGGCTTGAGATTCGTGGAGGCGGTCGCAGCGAACCCTTACGCTTACTGAACAACATCGACTTGGTACTCAATCCAGGCGAATTCGCATGTATCGTGGGCCCCAGCGGGTCGGGAAAATCGACGCTATTGCGTCTGTTGAGCGGTCGTGGCGAACCGACCGCAGGCCGTACGTATGTAAACGGACGCGATCTGCACCAAAATTTTGGAGCGATCAAAACGGATCTCTGTGTGATCCCCCAGGCGTTAACACTGCATGAAACACTGACCGTCGAACAGACACTACTATTTACAGCAGCGTTGCGGTTGCCACCGGACCTGCAGCAGAGCGAGCTAAAACAAGCGGTCAATGCAATCCTGCAAACCGTAGGCTTAGAGACACGTCGCGATGTTCGGATATCGCAACTCAGCGGCGGGCAACTCAAACGCGTCGGACTCGGCACCGAACTCATTTCTGACCCCAGCTTGCTGTTTCTCGATGAAGTGACATCGGGATTGGACGAACAGGCCGACCAGGAGATGATGCAGTTGTTCGAGCGCCTCGCGGCCAGCGGGAAGACGCTGGTCTGTGTCACACACAACCTGGCGCATGTCAGCGATCACTGCGATTTGATTCTTGTTCTGACAGTAGGTGGGCACTTGGCGTTTTTTGGTTCTCCGGCCGAAGCGATCGAGTATTTCAAGGTGAGCCGGTTGGCGGACATCTATCCGGCGCTCGGGAAACGAAAAGCCGAAGCGTGGGAATCGCGGTTCTTGACCAGCCAATATTTTCGTCGCTATGTCGTTGACCGCAAACCGGCATTACAAAAACGAGACTCCGAATTACGCACCGGACAATATACCTACCGCGCATCGGTATCGATTGGGTTGCGTCAGTTTGCGACCATCTTTCGACGCACCGCTGCAATTTGGCGCGCGGACCTTCCCGCGGTTGCGACGTTGATCGGACAGCCGTTATTGGTCGGCCTGCTGCTGTGTTTAGTCTTTGGTCAGTTTGCGGATCTAAGCGAAAAACTGGTCCCCGAGCGGTTGGCAACTACGCGCAACCTGCTGTTTCTGCTTAGCGTGAGTTGCTTTTGGCTAGGATGTAATTCGAGTGTCAAGGAATTAGTCCAGGAGCGGATGATCTATCATCGCGAACGCAATTTCAATCTGAATCTCGAAGCGTACCTGGGGGCGAAGGTCTTGTTCTTTGCGGGGCTGTCATTTGCCCAATCTGTTTTACTGGGCGCAATCACACTCGCTTGGTTTGATCCCCCCGGCGACAATCTCGCGATGCTCGGCACCCTTTGCTTGCTATCGGTTACCGGATCCTTATTGGGGCAGGCGATCTCGGCATCCGCTAAATCCGAAGAGACCGCAATTGCGATCGTGCCCGTCGTTGTGATTCCACAAATTATCTTGGGTGGCGTTGTGGCCTCACTTTCCGTGTTGCCACTCTGGATCGCCAAGGCGACGACAACGGTGTTCTGGGGACAGAAGGCTGTCGAGGGCTGTCTTCAAACGTCGGAAAGGATTGCTTCGGATTTCGAACCCGCTCAATTCACGACGTATGTCGTAATTTTTGTGCATGCGATGGTCTTTCTGACCATCGCATGGATCGGAACGCGTCGCGCAACAACCGGCTGA
- a CDS encoding BBP7 family outer membrane beta-barrel protein: protein MFARVVILIALCCVPAASLVVGQETAGPSWRFRFPESNGAETSSQSQTDRVDVASLPPKPAYKKPSRIQVPSLADSQIVIPSEASSPSDNRDLADRNFEDELQENEAAERIADARLAANGDQDPYAILPTAFRNQITNFGGTFSTWLPFRRTGRFWVNPDYLYWSAEGMRTPALVTSSPSGTPQNEAAFLGGTGTTVLFGQQELNDGWQSGYRITAGFALDPNLRWQLEGDYLKIFDRNESFSAASDDQVAPTNIIGRPFFDLINGRETAQLISYENLVSGRISVDAESKLSSFGLYGRGATCPTPGPCDVIAINSPLSMQIGRFDVLFGYRYANLRDSLSFSEDLRSLDVANPGSFQIRESFQTKNEFNGIELGMAYHGRWNRFTTELVAKVAAGNNKQTVQIDGYSDIVEAGFLERFPGGVLAQRTNIGEHKRNELAVLPQLTFNLGARVTPYVTLRVGYSLFYLSNVVRAGDQIDTDLNPNLFPPEQMPLVTSVLRPEFEFRETDFWAHGANFGADFRF, encoded by the coding sequence TTGTTCGCTCGCGTTGTTATTCTGATCGCTTTATGCTGCGTCCCCGCTGCGTCGCTTGTCGTTGGACAAGAGACAGCCGGTCCGTCGTGGCGTTTTCGCTTTCCCGAATCCAACGGTGCCGAGACGTCGAGCCAATCGCAAACCGATCGCGTCGATGTCGCTTCGCTCCCACCGAAGCCCGCGTACAAAAAGCCGTCGCGGATCCAAGTCCCCTCGCTGGCCGATTCTCAGATCGTGATCCCCAGTGAAGCGTCGAGTCCATCGGACAATCGAGATTTGGCGGACCGAAATTTCGAAGACGAACTGCAAGAGAACGAAGCGGCGGAGCGGATTGCCGATGCGCGATTGGCGGCCAATGGCGACCAGGATCCGTATGCCATCCTGCCGACGGCGTTTCGAAATCAGATCACCAACTTTGGCGGAACGTTTAGCACCTGGTTACCCTTCCGCCGCACCGGCCGCTTTTGGGTCAACCCCGACTATTTATATTGGTCCGCCGAAGGGATGCGCACTCCCGCCCTGGTCACCTCCAGCCCTTCGGGGACGCCGCAAAACGAAGCCGCCTTTTTGGGCGGCACCGGAACGACGGTGCTGTTTGGCCAGCAAGAACTCAACGACGGTTGGCAGAGTGGTTATCGAATCACCGCCGGCTTTGCCTTGGATCCCAACTTGCGATGGCAACTGGAAGGGGATTACTTAAAGATCTTCGACCGCAACGAATCCTTTTCGGCCGCATCGGACGATCAAGTCGCGCCGACCAACATCATCGGCCGGCCGTTCTTCGATCTAATCAACGGTCGCGAAACCGCTCAATTGATCTCCTACGAAAACCTCGTCTCCGGCCGGATCAGCGTCGATGCGGAATCGAAGCTGAGCTCGTTTGGACTCTACGGTCGCGGGGCGACTTGCCCAACGCCGGGGCCCTGCGACGTGATCGCGATCAACAGTCCGCTGAGCATGCAGATCGGTCGGTTCGACGTCTTGTTTGGATATCGATATGCCAACCTGCGAGACAGCCTCTCGTTTTCTGAAGACCTGCGCAGTCTGGACGTTGCCAATCCGGGATCGTTCCAGATTCGGGAGAGCTTCCAAACGAAAAACGAATTCAACGGCATCGAGCTGGGCATGGCTTATCACGGCCGCTGGAATCGATTTACGACCGAACTGGTCGCCAAAGTCGCCGCGGGTAACAACAAACAAACCGTCCAGATCGATGGCTACAGCGACATCGTCGAGGCCGGTTTTCTGGAACGCTTCCCCGGCGGCGTGTTGGCCCAGCGGACGAACATCGGCGAACATAAACGGAACGAATTGGCCGTCCTGCCTCAGCTGACCTTCAATCTCGGCGCTCGCGTGACTCCCTACGTCACCCTTCGCGTCGGATATTCGTTGTTCTATCTGAGCAACGTTGTGCGGGCCGGAGACCAGATCGATACCGATCTGAACCCGAACCTGTTCCCGCCAGAACAAATGCCGCTGGTCACATCGGTCCTGCGTCCGGAATTTGAATTCCGCGAGACCGATTTCTGGGCCCACGGTGCCAATTTTGGTGCCGACTTCCGGTTCTAG
- a CDS encoding ASCH domain-containing protein, protein MDPQAKSRVHVCMHRKLKALSLRQPWTKTIFRDDKPEGYRSNPTKIRGSIYTYAAKGRLDATDAEIEKLIGKPWSELDKGLAIGTVEIVDCTASDDLFKWHLSKAICRRITEAVQPFVARLVSLILQPFILQPLTLKSFA, encoded by the coding sequence GTGGATCCGCAAGCGAAATCACGAGTGCATGTATGCATGCATAGAAAACTGAAAGCGCTGAGCCTCCGGCAACCGTGGACGAAGACGATTTTCCGAGACGATAAGCCAGAGGGGTATCGGTCCAATCCAACCAAGATACGCGGGAGCATCTATACCTACGCCGCCAAAGGGAGACTGGATGCAACCGACGCGGAAATTGAGAAACTGATCGGTAAGCCGTGGAGCGAACTCGATAAAGGACTTGCCATCGGCACCGTCGAGATCGTCGATTGCACGGCATCGGACGATCTGTTCAAGTGGCACCTATCGAAAGCCATCTGTCGAAGAATCACGGAAGCCGTTCAACCATTCGTAGCCCGCTTGGTTTCACTCATCTTGCAACCCTTCATCTTGCAACCCTTGACGCTGAAGAGTTTCGCGTAA
- a CDS encoding cysteine desulfurase family protein: MPDELIYLDNHSTTRCDPRVADAMLPFLLDSYGNPHSSTHAAGHAAAAAIDEALRQIAEHLGGAKEEWIITSGATESTNLALLGHCLHPRNRKRHIVTAVTEHPAVLDPIEMLRREGFRVTVLGVDANGQIDEGQFADTLTDDTGIVSLMLANNEIGSLHPLKPLIEIAHQRDIPVHTDATQAVGRVAIDVADLKVDLLSCSAHKFYGPKGVGLLYCRRQGRLTRIQPRLFGGGQQRRVRPGTMNPAAIAGMATALHLCTEGLSAENQRIATLRQRLWEGLVQRIPGLEINGPALDSQSRVAGNLNVMFPGVEGEALMLASPQLAVSSGSACNSLDAVASHVLLGIGRSEPQARSSLRIGIGRFNTVDEIDRAITMLADAYEQMRRFG; this comes from the coding sequence ATGCCCGACGAACTCATTTACCTCGACAATCATTCGACGACTCGATGCGATCCGCGAGTTGCTGACGCGATGCTGCCATTCCTGCTGGATTCGTACGGGAATCCGCACAGCAGCACGCATGCTGCCGGACATGCCGCGGCCGCAGCGATCGACGAGGCGTTGCGACAGATTGCGGAACATCTGGGAGGAGCCAAGGAGGAATGGATCATCACCAGCGGGGCGACCGAAAGCACGAATTTGGCGTTGCTGGGGCATTGCCTGCATCCACGAAATCGAAAACGCCACATTGTGACCGCGGTTACCGAACACCCGGCCGTTCTCGATCCGATCGAAATGCTGCGCCGCGAAGGGTTTCGGGTGACGGTCTTGGGGGTCGACGCCAACGGGCAGATCGACGAGGGACAATTTGCCGACACGTTGACCGACGACACGGGGATCGTCTCGTTAATGCTTGCCAACAACGAAATCGGCAGCCTGCATCCGTTGAAGCCCCTAATCGAAATCGCGCACCAGCGCGACATCCCCGTCCATACCGACGCCACACAAGCGGTTGGACGGGTCGCCATCGACGTTGCCGACTTGAAGGTTGATCTTCTGAGCTGTTCGGCTCACAAGTTCTACGGTCCCAAGGGAGTCGGTTTGCTGTACTGCCGCCGCCAGGGTCGGTTGACGCGGATCCAGCCTCGATTGTTCGGCGGAGGTCAGCAGCGCCGCGTACGTCCCGGGACGATGAACCCGGCAGCGATTGCCGGCATGGCAACCGCTTTACATTTGTGCACCGAAGGACTGTCCGCCGAAAACCAACGCATCGCGACGCTACGCCAACGCCTATGGGAGGGTCTCGTTCAAAGGATTCCCGGCCTGGAAATCAACGGCCCTGCGTTGGATTCACAATCGCGTGTGGCGGGGAATCTAAACGTGATGTTCCCTGGGGTGGAAGGGGAAGCGTTGATGCTCGCCTCTCCGCAGCTCGCCGTATCAAGTGGCTCGGCGTGCAACAGCCTCGACGCCGTGGCGAGCCATGTTTTACTGGGGATTGGGCGGAGCGAGCCGCAGGCGCGGTCCAGCCTGCGCATCGGAATCGGTCGTTTCAACACAGTCGACGAGATCGATCGGGCGATTACCATGCTGGCCGACGCCTATGAACAGATGCGACGATTCGGATGA
- a CDS encoding OmpH family outer membrane protein — protein MRTPLFITSMVFGVLSLGTSAMHHCTAQDSPPPGKFAIIDVAYIFKNAECIKAEVAAIEQQMAELQNFGKAKQQELLNEAKAIKAFKPGSLEYARQEEKLAELESQLKLEVFRRRKSLADAEAGLYFDGYQKMHRIISQVAQYNNIDLVLRYDSEAMDLEKPDTVLRSVMKNVVYRADTIDLTQIVLAALDKTEIAAAPVASTLR, from the coding sequence GTGCGGACACCACTATTTATTACTTCGATGGTCTTTGGGGTGCTCTCGTTGGGCACTTCAGCAATGCACCACTGCACTGCCCAAGATTCCCCACCACCCGGAAAGTTCGCGATCATCGACGTCGCCTATATCTTCAAAAACGCTGAATGCATCAAAGCTGAAGTTGCGGCGATCGAACAGCAAATGGCGGAACTTCAGAACTTCGGAAAAGCAAAGCAGCAGGAACTGCTCAATGAAGCCAAGGCGATCAAAGCCTTCAAGCCGGGGTCGCTCGAGTATGCAAGGCAAGAAGAAAAGCTAGCGGAACTTGAATCGCAGTTGAAGCTTGAGGTGTTCCGTCGTCGTAAGAGTCTCGCCGACGCCGAAGCGGGATTGTATTTCGATGGCTACCAAAAGATGCACCGAATCATTTCACAGGTCGCACAATACAACAACATCGACCTGGTGCTGCGATATGACAGCGAAGCGATGGATCTCGAAAAGCCCGACACCGTCTTGCGAAGCGTGATGAAAAACGTCGTCTATCGCGCCGACACGATCGATCTGACCCAGATCGTGTTGGCGGCGCTAGACAAAACCGAGATCGCGGCCGCTCCTGTCGCCAGCACCCTACGCTAA
- the cysD gene encoding sulfate adenylyltransferase subunit CysD, whose translation MTDYNLTHLKQLEAESIHIIREVVSEFQNPVMLYSIGKDSAVMVQLALKAFYPAKPPFPLMHVDTTWKFREMIEFRDTYVRDELGLELIVHINEEGRELGIHPLDDSEKHTEVMKTDGLKQALDKHGFDAAFGGARRDEEKSRAKERVFSFRDRRHRWDPKNQRPELWNLYNTKVNKGESIRVFPLSNWTELDVWQYIHLENIPIVPLYKSAVRQVVERDGVLVMLDDERVQLRPGEKPMEKMVRFRTLGCYPLTGAVESEATTLPEIIQEMLLTRTSERQGRLIDKDEGGAGMQKKKERGYF comes from the coding sequence ATGACTGATTACAACTTAACGCATCTAAAACAGCTCGAAGCCGAGAGTATCCACATCATCCGCGAAGTGGTTTCGGAGTTTCAGAACCCCGTGATGCTCTATTCGATCGGCAAAGATTCGGCGGTCATGGTGCAGTTGGCACTGAAGGCGTTTTATCCCGCCAAGCCGCCGTTCCCGCTGATGCATGTCGATACGACGTGGAAATTCCGCGAGATGATCGAATTCCGCGACACCTACGTTCGCGATGAACTGGGGCTGGAATTGATCGTCCATATCAATGAAGAGGGACGTGAGCTGGGCATCCATCCGTTGGATGACAGCGAAAAGCACACCGAAGTGATGAAGACCGACGGCCTCAAGCAGGCGTTGGACAAACACGGTTTCGACGCCGCGTTTGGTGGAGCGCGTCGCGACGAAGAGAAGAGCCGAGCGAAAGAGCGAGTCTTTTCGTTCCGCGATCGCCGGCATCGCTGGGACCCGAAAAACCAGCGTCCCGAGCTGTGGAACCTCTACAACACCAAGGTCAACAAAGGGGAGAGCATCCGCGTCTTCCCGTTGAGCAATTGGACCGAGCTGGATGTTTGGCAATACATCCACCTGGAAAACATCCCGATCGTTCCGCTGTACAAATCGGCGGTCCGCCAGGTGGTCGAGCGCGATGGCGTGCTGGTCATGTTGGACGACGAACGAGTCCAACTGCGTCCGGGCGAAAAGCCGATGGAGAAGATGGTCCGCTTCCGCACCTTGGGCTGTTACCCGTTGACCGGCGCTGTCGAATCCGAAGCGACGACGCTGCCCGAGATCATCCAAGAAATGTTGCTAACTCGCACCAGCGAACGCCAAGGCCGCCTGATCGATAAGGATGAGGGGGGGGCAGGCATGCAGAAGAAAAAGGAACGCGGATACTTCTAA
- the cysN gene encoding sulfate adenylyltransferase subunit CysN yields MSHQSDLISTDINAYLKQHEQKQLLRFITCGSVDDGKSTLIGRLLFDSKMLYEDELAKMEADSKTQGAAGGEFDPALATDGLKEEREQGITIDVAYRYFSTARRKFIIADTPGHEQYTRNMATGASSADLAVILIDARHGVMTQTKRHSFIVSLLGIRHVVVAINKMDLVDFSEEKYNEICADYKSFAVRLDLPDLHFIPLSALNGDNVVEPSPNTPWYRGSTLMNFLESVYIGSDRNLQDFRFPVQWVNRPNLDFRGFCGTIASGIIRQGDEVMIMPSRKTTKVKEIVTHDGNLEEAFASQSVTLTLADEVDCSRGDMIVRPGNVPQSADAIEAILVWMSASPMVPGKTYVVKHATQSVTGAIETLRYQIDVNTVHRTLSPQLNLNEIGRCRLSLNESICFDAYRNNRATGALILIDRLTNETVAAGMILDRSSSGKSQAIWEEDLAESTGEEDSSGQLSQVSSEEREARYGQKPATVLLTGLTCSGKTTIARAVERRLFDSGRSVSVLDGQQVRRGLSKDLGYSFEDRSENLRRAAYSAHLVNDSGLICIASFVAPNASVRDKVASVIGKERFLTIHVDAPIDVCRSRDTTGQYADADAGKLQDFPGVSAPYEAPEAADLTLNTDTQSIDACVDAVIDLLKQRGFIR; encoded by the coding sequence ATGTCGCACCAATCAGACCTCATTTCGACAGACATCAACGCCTACTTGAAGCAGCACGAGCAGAAGCAACTGCTCCGTTTCATCACCTGCGGTAGCGTCGACGATGGCAAAAGCACGCTGATCGGGCGGCTGTTGTTCGATTCGAAGATGCTCTACGAAGACGAATTGGCCAAGATGGAAGCCGATTCGAAAACCCAAGGTGCTGCCGGCGGAGAGTTTGATCCGGCCCTGGCGACCGACGGTTTGAAGGAGGAGCGGGAGCAGGGGATCACGATCGACGTCGCCTACCGCTACTTCAGCACCGCGCGGCGGAAGTTCATCATCGCCGACACTCCCGGCCACGAACAATACACTCGGAACATGGCGACCGGTGCCAGTTCGGCCGACCTGGCGGTGATCCTGATCGACGCCCGCCACGGCGTGATGACGCAGACCAAACGGCACAGCTTTATCGTTTCGCTGCTGGGAATCCGGCACGTTGTCGTCGCGATCAACAAGATGGATCTGGTCGATTTCAGCGAAGAGAAATACAACGAGATCTGCGCCGATTACAAATCGTTTGCCGTCCGCTTGGACCTGCCCGATCTGCACTTCATCCCGCTGTCGGCTCTCAACGGCGACAACGTCGTCGAACCGAGCCCGAACACGCCGTGGTATCGCGGCAGCACGCTGATGAATTTCCTGGAGTCGGTCTACATCGGATCGGACCGCAACCTGCAGGATTTCCGCTTCCCCGTGCAATGGGTCAATCGCCCCAACCTCGACTTCCGCGGCTTCTGCGGCACGATCGCGTCGGGCATCATCCGCCAAGGGGATGAGGTCATGATCATGCCAAGTCGCAAGACGACGAAGGTCAAGGAGATTGTGACCCATGACGGCAACTTGGAAGAGGCGTTTGCATCGCAATCGGTCACACTGACCTTGGCCGACGAAGTCGATTGCAGCCGCGGCGACATGATCGTCCGTCCGGGGAACGTGCCGCAATCCGCCGACGCGATCGAAGCGATTCTGGTTTGGATGAGCGCCAGCCCGATGGTCCCCGGCAAGACGTACGTCGTTAAACACGCGACGCAATCGGTCACCGGAGCGATCGAAACGCTGCGTTATCAAATCGATGTGAACACCGTCCACCGAACGCTTTCGCCGCAGTTGAACCTGAACGAAATCGGCCGCTGCCGATTGTCGCTGAACGAATCGATCTGCTTCGACGCCTATCGCAACAACCGAGCGACCGGTGCCTTGATCCTGATCGATCGCTTGACCAACGAAACCGTTGCCGCGGGCATGATCCTCGACCGCAGCTCCAGCGGTAAGAGCCAAGCGATCTGGGAAGAAGACCTCGCTGAATCGACGGGCGAAGAGGATAGCAGCGGCCAGTTGAGCCAAGTCAGCTCCGAGGAACGCGAAGCCCGTTACGGCCAAAAGCCGGCGACGGTCTTGCTGACCGGCCTGACATGCAGCGGCAAAACGACGATCGCTCGCGCCGTCGAACGTCGACTGTTCGATTCGGGCCGTTCGGTCTCGGTCCTCGATGGCCAACAGGTTCGTCGCGGATTGAGCAAAGACCTCGGATACAGCTTCGAAGATCGCAGCGAAAACCTTCGCCGCGCCGCCTACTCGGCTCACCTTGTGAACGATTCGGGGCTGATCTGCATCGCATCGTTTGTCGCCCCCAACGCTTCGGTCCGCGACAAGGTGGCCAGCGTGATCGGCAAGGAACGCTTCTTGACGATCCACGTTGACGCACCGATCGACGTCTGTCGTTCGCGCGACACCACCGGACAATACGCCGACGCCGATGCGGGCAAGCTGCAGGATTTCCCAGGCGTCAGCGCTCCTTATGAAGCTCCCGAAGCTGCCGACCTGACGCTGAACACCGATACGCAAAGTATCGATGCCTGCGTCGACGCGGTGATCGATCTGCTGAAGCAACGCGGCTTCATCCGCTAA
- the rsmG gene encoding 16S rRNA (guanine(527)-N(7))-methyltransferase RsmG: MTVEPEFLQALAQEKISLPDDQLEGLQDYARLMWEWNEKVNLTRHTTWQLFGTRDMLDVTQLANIIPDDHEVLDLGSGGGVPGIPLSIVRPDLQVSLAESVGKKAQVLNDIVSELNLPITVYAARAEDLLHDLRFDTIVVRAVGSLRKLCTWLEPHWASIGQVLAVKGPKWVEERNEARHHGVMKGLQLRKVASYQMPETENEGVILQIWKHGVPVVRK; the protein is encoded by the coding sequence ATGACCGTTGAACCCGAATTCCTGCAGGCACTCGCTCAAGAAAAGATCAGCCTGCCCGACGATCAACTCGAGGGATTGCAAGACTATGCCCGTTTGATGTGGGAATGGAACGAGAAGGTCAATCTGACGCGGCACACGACGTGGCAGCTGTTTGGGACGCGCGACATGCTCGACGTCACCCAACTGGCCAACATCATCCCCGACGACCACGAAGTCCTCGACCTCGGTTCGGGCGGTGGCGTCCCCGGGATTCCGCTGTCGATCGTCCGCCCCGACCTGCAGGTCTCGCTGGCCGAATCGGTCGGCAAGAAAGCCCAAGTCCTCAACGACATCGTTTCCGAACTGAACCTGCCGATCACCGTTTACGCGGCCCGCGCCGAGGATCTGTTGCACGATCTGCGATTCGACACGATCGTCGTCCGCGCCGTCGGCTCGCTTCGTAAACTGTGCACATGGTTGGAGCCGCATTGGGCTTCGATCGGCCAAGTGCTTGCGGTCAAAGGTCCCAAGTGGGTCGAAGAGCGGAACGAAGCACGTCATCACGGCGTGATGAAAGGCTTGCAATTGCGAAAGGTCGCCAGCTATCAAATGCCGGAGACCGAAAACGAAGGGGTGATCCTGCAGATTTGGAAGCACGGCGTCCCCGTGGTTCGCAAGTAA
- the tsaD gene encoding tRNA (adenosine(37)-N6)-threonylcarbamoyltransferase complex transferase subunit TsaD, translated as MIILTIESTCDETAAAVIASGPQVLGAAVATQTELHARFQGVVPEVAARAHVQRILPVIDEAIRQADIDPADLDAIAVANTPGLAGSLMVGLTAAKTLAVAWNKPLVAVNHLQAHIYACQMSDPGEIYPCVGLIVSGGHTSLYACHSATELDYLGGTIDDAAGEAFDKVGAMLGLPFPGGPSVSRAAAAGNPKAHDFPRSLVGEDHLNFSFSGLKTAVRYCLVGPGKQDFSQLDLSEQQLADLCASFEQAVVDCLVAKSRQAIRQTGFSKLCVGGGVAANGRLRAALAEAADRDGFGLVIAPPDLCTDNAVMGAVALEQIERHGYDSLDVDIHPGLQRGY; from the coding sequence ATGATTATATTGACAATCGAATCAACGTGCGATGAGACTGCCGCTGCCGTGATCGCTTCGGGCCCCCAGGTTTTGGGGGCCGCCGTCGCCACTCAGACCGAATTACACGCCCGGTTCCAAGGCGTTGTCCCCGAGGTCGCCGCTCGCGCTCACGTCCAACGCATCCTGCCGGTGATCGACGAAGCGATCCGACAAGCCGACATCGATCCGGCCGATCTCGACGCGATCGCCGTCGCAAACACCCCCGGTTTGGCGGGTTCGTTGATGGTGGGGCTGACCGCCGCCAAAACCTTGGCCGTTGCTTGGAACAAGCCGCTGGTGGCGGTGAACCATCTGCAGGCCCATATCTACGCCTGCCAAATGTCCGATCCCGGCGAGATCTATCCCTGTGTGGGACTGATCGTCAGCGGCGGGCATACCAGCCTGTACGCTTGCCACAGCGCGACCGAACTGGACTATCTGGGGGGAACGATCGACGACGCCGCGGGCGAAGCGTTCGACAAAGTCGGGGCGATGCTCGGATTGCCCTTCCCCGGCGGGCCATCGGTCTCCCGCGCGGCAGCGGCTGGAAATCCGAAGGCGCACGATTTCCCTCGCTCTCTGGTTGGCGAGGATCATCTGAATTTCAGTTTCAGCGGTTTGAAGACCGCCGTTCGCTACTGTTTAGTCGGTCCGGGGAAGCAGGATTTTTCGCAGCTGGACCTGTCCGAGCAGCAATTGGCCGATCTGTGCGCCAGTTTTGAACAGGCTGTCGTCGACTGTTTGGTCGCCAAGAGTCGCCAAGCGATTCGGCAAACCGGTTTTTCCAAGCTGTGTGTTGGTGGCGGCGTCGCGGCCAACGGGCGACTTCGCGCCGCCCTGGCCGAAGCGGCTGATCGAGACGGATTTGGGCTGGTGATTGCCCCGCCGGACCTGTGCACCGACAACGCGGTGATGGGAGCGGTGGCGCTGGAACAGATCGAGCGCCACGGATACGACAGCCTCGACGTCGACATCCACCCCGGCCTGCAACGGGGCTACTGA